In Citrus sinensis cultivar Valencia sweet orange chromosome 3, DVS_A1.0, whole genome shotgun sequence, the sequence AGAAGGCAAAGGGGCGAATATTATCCGATGCACATCCTTTGTGCACGCtacatcaataattaatttttttcggatttgttttgttaattactgattacataataaaaacccagattaaaaaaaaaaaaaggaaacaatttGAGTACTGTGGCATTTATGATGATAGTGATCAAAATGCAGATTTGGGATGAGATTTGTATCAAGTGGTTGTAATTGCATCATGGGTTTCTGTTCAACCAAGTGGATTGCGGAGATCACGTATATATTTTCTCACTTTCTAGAATCGTTCGACTCGTGGGGGGTGAATGATGAGATGACAAATATAAGTCTTATCACTTTATGCTAACatataaaaaaggaaaaatatccaccgtctacttattttttacacctttttttaaaaatacataattccttcatttttttactaGACTCCActtaaagttacattttttttttacttttccacttccgtttggaatccgttaagaaaactaacggaaacttaaaaaaatgactattttacccccaaaacgaaaactataatttcaccctaaaaaatgccaaaaataataagatttaatgataaatatcattattggtacgttaatgaagtacaaaaaaatcttaactattagagattataactcaatgaataataaaattttacttatcttaaattcaattaatggtTTGTGAGATTgagctatttttaatactactgttataatttagcattctaattaccgacatattttaaaaaaaaaacttgcatttgatggttgtggaattaatgtctttattgaccgatgggaaaaattattagatttaatctgattattttttataatttttaaggtgaaattgtaatttttgttttgggggtaaaatggtcatttttttaagtttccgttagttttcttaacggattccaaacggaagtggaaaagtgaaaaaaaatgtaactttaggtggattccagccaaaaaatgaaggaattgtgtatttttgaaaatgatgtaaaaaacgggtggacggtggatattttccctatAAAAAATTGTCTTTGTTTTTATCTAGAAGGAAGCGCACCCCTGTTGAACAATCAATTTTCTACTTGGCTtccaaattttcttaatttctttaatcaaATCTTTATCTTGAAGTCAAAATTATAGTAATGAACTAATGATTCCGTGTGTTAAGCTGCATTGAGCTAATTTAATTACTTCCTCAATCTAAATGCTTGTAGCTTGGTTACACGAATTAAGCTGGGcacaagaaaaaatattttaaaataattgcaaatatttttattatattgtattaaataaaaataattaatttaaataatttataatatatatttctaaaatacccaaaaaaaaaaaaagtggttaGGTGAATGTGATTGAGAGTGATCTCAATTCTCATAGGATACTAATGAAGAATCTAATGCTTAAGAGTGAGGCATCATAATTTCGCATTGATTTGTTAGAAATAATCATTGGACAATACACGTAAAACCCTTCTCAAGCAATATATTCTTTGAAATAAGAgatttaaagttaaaattgtGCAAGCCGAGACCCAAAGTTAAAAATATCGTTTGTTACGAAGAAGtctttaagtaaaattttcaCCCCTAACAgttgcatttattttgtttaattaagcatatcaaaagcaaataaaaaatattattgcttTGGTTATATAAAAACATCATCCCAATACTAAAGACTATACAAATGCAATCAAACTGAATGAATGAATGGATGAATCTGTGCCATCTCAAGTTATAAACTAATCTTAGATCAAGTGGGACATCATTATATCAACAGCCCTTGGCAATGATAATTTGTGAGTggcatatatacatacatatatatatatatatatatatatatatatatatatatatatatatatataattaattaattccttCAAAGGGAGGCCAATGCAACAACCAAATTATGAGTCTTAATTCATGTATGCTTTAGAGTAGAGAATGTcatcattatatatttttatagtcTATTAGTTTTCTCGTGATGAGTAAATTAAATGGGGATCGATATATGTAATAATAGCAATCtagttaattataaattcTGTGCTTGGTTCGAATTGCACAATACAATTGATCAAACTATCAATTATCATTCTCGTCGTACACTAGCTAGTCCATGTGCTAATCCCATGCCACGTTTGGAagccaaataaaaataattaagaacgTTTTTTTATGGATTTAAGAAGACTTTGTGACTAATAAGAAATCTTTAAAAAGCTACAAATATGGCAAAGTGTTTTGTTATCTATCATAAATTCAGaaagtacaaaaataaaactattttctCAATATTCTAACGCTAAATTATTTGTCCCTCCTTCTCTCACGTAACATATGTGACAATTGACCCTTTTGGCAACAACCTAGATAGCTCAAGTTGATTCAATATGGAATATTAACCTCCATTTATCAACATTACTCTTAAACTAATTGTTCAAGgcaaaaaatctaaattgaccatatatagtttttttaatggaaagtAGCGTGAATGTATTCATAATTTCAACGAATATTACATGTTGCCACGCCATATATTTGGATTAGTCGTTTCTATAGCTAACTAATTAACTAGAGAATGGGCACATGTATTATaagatataagaaaaaaattgaaattttatatgttgaaAACTCTTGCTTAGATTCTGAATGATTGAAATAAcctaaaaaagttaaataatttttaatttctaaattgttTGTGCTATAATAAGCAAATATTCAGATCATTCTTGATGgatgtttttcatttatagAGTGATGATATTAATAGTAGGAGGCGGCTACTTTGCACTTGTGATTCCAAATCCcccaattttgtttttaccaAACCTACCGTTGGATATTATCTAACGGATGAAAAAGCGATACACTGGCAGTGAAAgttgttaacatgaatatgttaataatattgattttgatgataagaaactttaaatggtttttaattaaaatattggacatattccttaataaatgaaaaccttataatcattccaatcatattcataaaaaatggaCTTTCAAAGTAGAAAATGACTCTCTGCAAAATCTGGTTTAAAATGTGATTCTGaaaataaacggtgaaccgttttctTTCAAACGATTAACCGATTAAAACCAGAGAGCAACAAATTGCCTAAGCTCTAACCAATTAagaaaaacggaaaacacaGAAAGTtgggaaggctactggaatttaacggtgaaccgtttatttaaacggttaacctaTAAAATCCAGAATTGAAGGTTGTACTCTTCTAGCACCGTTTAACAAAACCGGATAAggctaaattattttacaggttactggaaacaaacggcgaaccgtttattataaacggttaaccggtAATATCCAGAGAAGTCacttcatgcaaatccttaaccgtttaatgTAAACAGATAACTGATGttcatcttgcaggtctctggaatttaacggcgaaagggtaatcctaaacggcaaaccgtttatttgaaatttggcccaacggtaacttttgaCTAgtctaaacggttaaccgttaatggttaacggcgaaccgttttcgggCTGACAATTTgcaacggctagtttttcagctccaaatataaataagctcattcaaattcaaacaagttTGATCGCAACACGACTATTGAGCTTATactcgagaatacaatcttcatagagctttgaACACAtacttgcttcatctattcagaTATTGggcatcattgtgtaatcttaaatattgtgagaggcaaaacaaatttgtaatcttttgttttgagtgattgtaagtgttgggatacacttgggttaaagAGAttgagataatctcttgttgtaaaggttattgacaccttggaagtcaagtgtaagcatttgaagccttggaggcttgcttagtggaatcctcaagcccggaaagcttggaggcgtggacgtaggcgaggttggccgaaccacgtaaaaatctctgtgtttgaatctctcttcccttatctttttatattgtgatcaccttatttgttattgctttgaatttagtttatatttgcattaagcttttttttttttataaattgaataatttttagaattctaattcacctccctcttgggttgcataactagaatttcaaAAGTAACCTGACAAATAAGTTACAAACCGGTCACTAAAAATTGTGCAATTGTATGGTACACAATTACAACTAACTGGTTAGAAACAATTAACACATTTGGACAAGTATACTGCTGATGATACGTTAATGGAAGCTGCAGCAAAAATTGAAGGAATTTCTAGAAGGTAGATTGCAGAGTTAATGCAAGCGTGCAGGCATCTGGTTATGAAAGTGAGAATTGTGTGATTCATCCATCCTTATCCCGTGTAATTGTAGATTATAAAGTATCCAAGCATCAGCAGAGAAGGAAACTTGCAGCAATAGGCGGAGGAAGCGAGAGATTCAggaatgatatttttattttaatcaggTACTTTTCACTTGTaggctaaaagaaaaatattaatgagcATTTGCATTTCCTAACATGTATATGATGTCAAGCTTCTGTTGTCGGCACCGTTACATTAACTTATCTCAttctcttttgcttttttctttttattagatCATCATATCACCTTCAAAAGACGCCCCATTTTCTATAGGGGACTTTGTTCGCTCTATTAGTCAGTTCCAATAAATGTTGTCAAGTAATTTACtagtataataataaatttcaatttgtattCTGCTCtcattttaatgtttttacccgttatttttttttcctcatttcttGCTCCATGCTTATAGTGTGATGAAGAATAATCTGTAGATAATGGAAAAGCCTCTTGCGAATGACCAATCAAATATTGGAGTCCTAGGAATATGATTATCGAAATATTATATGGTAAAGCAATCTAAAAAAAACCCGGCTATGAGGTTACTGTAGCAGCACATAAGGTAAAAGAAGATTGATCATTCAAGTACAcatacaaaaacaattatgtCAATAGTAATTTAGTGCATATTCACAGCCTGAAATCAGAAAATGCTTGGAGCAAGGAAACAATCACAAATAATGGTATAGCTTAATAATAACACACCCCAGCAACTATCCAAAGGatataattagtttatttaccCAAGCACCATCATTATTCATGAGCGATGTCGGCTAAGAAAAAGTTTAACATAAACCAATGACAAGTTTAATATAAGCATAAGCATTAAACCCAGTCAAAACATTCTTGCCAATACATAAACTATTATTATGATATGAAAACatacaaaatttaagattacaTATCATATTGAATTCCCATGATACAGCAAACAAAAAGGTTGCCAGACTTCAGGCATTTGCAATATCCAATCACAAAAGGAATCTTAATCTCAGCTGGGTACAATTATGCAGAAAGGTGTCGAATCCCTGTCCCCAATTATCCAATCACGAGAATCGTTTTCAAGCTTCCTGCTTCTCCCAAACTTCTTCAGTTTAATGAAAACTCAGCACACACCTCGGTTTCCACTGCactcattcttttcttttgttcttgtttCTTCTCTCTCGTTGGTTTTATATCCACGTAACTTAGTTAATAACATAAGCTTCCACTATAGCATGACCAATAACTAATACAATTTACATACCAAGGGGGTTTTCCCAATCTACAATTCTTGTCCAACTTAACTCAGTCTTTAAATTAAATCtgaatctaaaaattaatataaattcaaaatatgaaaagagATAAAGACATAACACAATCGGGATGTTACAAAAGCAGGCTAATAGAGATCCAACACATTTGCATAGTGTTGAtggatatatataaaattttgtagatgAAAAATAGAGATAATCCAGATGACACAATGAACAAATGGTATGCAATGTGATTATGATTAAGAATGTGAATgtggaaaataaatttagattgCATACAGAGCTGCAGGTGGTCTTTTGCAAGCCAAATACTTGgtgtaaatcaaaatattgtgCAGCAATTAATAGTGAGTGATTTTGCATTAAAGGATGCCCTGATTAAAACTGACATGATTGTTCAAAAGGTTTTGTGCACAGAGGCTATATTTTGCCTACTTCCTGGGCATATGACgagtttatttctattttccaTGACATGAGATGTAGAATAAGTAGTCGGCTATGTGAATTTCAACAGCCATGGATGACAAGTTTGTAATCATATTATCATATAACAAGGTTACAACaacacatattatttttattatgactTCAAAACATACAAAAGATTGTATACCATATTAAATTCCctgaaatgataaaaaagaaaagcagccCACACAACaacaattttcattatttaacaACAAAAGTATGCCAAATTAACTTGACAGTGTCGAACAACCGAGAAATAATCTAGAACAACTCAGTTTGAAGTCTATGGAGTTGTTGCAGTAAGACAAAACCGTATCAGTAACACGAACAATCGAGATAAAACCAGTCATATAGGAAGATACTTATTTACTGGTTAAGCTTTTGGGATCCGGTGAAACCAGCTCTGAAAGCCTTCATAGAGAAACAATCAaagtgaataaatttaaatccaTAATACGCTGATTATAAAAAGAAACCCGACTTACATCTACATTACCCAAGCAAATACCCATATATTGTGTGTATCCCGTTCTATAATTTAATCCCATTGTATAATTTCAGAGCCCCAATATACCCACTCtaaaattacacaaattaGTTATTCACAAGCATGCTAACTAAGATACTCAAGTTTGCGATTCTTATGAAACACCTACCTCAATCTTCACTGACGCGTTCAATCACCAGCATCTGAATCTCGACCGACGATTTGACCTTCTTAAAATCCCCTTCAATACAGCTCGTGTACGAGTTTTCTTCTCAGTTCATCAATGAACGATGCGATTTCCTAGTTCTCCTCTCTTACCCCAGCGTCTGGATATAAAAAGCCTAATTAACGACTTACCATAAGAAACCCCTTAATGTCACGCTGCCGACGATTTTTCTAacccagttttttttttaaagtctgGTGATGCCGGTGACCAGTTAACATCTTTATTGCCGGACGTTAGTTTAGAGCCTTTGGATTTTTCTCTTTGCAATCTAACGGTCAGAtaactaaaagacaaaaatcagTGATTCTAAATCACGTATGCACAGTAGTTGGACCCTTAATAGTATACCAAATCTTTTAATTCCCTTCTACATTTCacgtaattttgaaaaaaaaaaatcattctaaaaataataataataataattagtgaCTGTGACACTCAAACGAAtttcaagtttcttaaagaaaatcacTTTCATGCTAATTGCATTGGACCCTTAATAGTATACCAAATCTTTTAATTCCCTTCTACATTTCacgtaattttgaaaaaaaaaaaatcattctaaaaaaataataataattagtgaCTGTGACACTCAAACGAAtttcaagtttcttaaagaaaatcacTTTCATGCCATTGTCATTGTCGAGAGAGAAGTTGAGAAAAACGTGCCATTGTCATCacaatataatattgataatttgaTAATACTGATTGGTACATAATATTAGTGCGTAATTTTCAATGTTGCACGGACCGGTCTAGTCAAAATATTGGACTTGTACAATATGACCACCACAATTTTGACTTGCTCGCGCCCATCACTCAAATTGATCCATCCCCAGTAAATtctcattatttaaataaaataatatatatatatatatatatatattgtttgaatttatattagggatattatcattttactactaaagttttactgacatatcatgtcagtaccaaGGTTTGCCGAAAAGtgcattttactaccaaagttttGCGTCATTATCAATTTACTACCATTCCGTTAACAAcgtcaaaaatttattaatgtcataaGGGCATCAAAGACATTTCCAGCTGTAAGAGTAAAATTGTCTATTAATTtgatagataaattatcattttactaccaaaatTTTAGgagaattatcattttactaccgaATTTTTAagggaattatcattttactaccaaactCTTGGGGTTAAAATCGACTTTTAACTCAATTTCCGTTAAacattaactttttcttaacGAAATGGTAGTGAATTGATAACGGCGCAAAACTTTAGTAGTAAAATGCACTTTTCGGCAAATCttggtactgacatgatatgtcagtaaaactttagtagtaaaatgataatttccctttataTTAATACTGATTTTAACGTCTGTCACCATCGGCCTTTAAACCTCTCAAGTGAcaattttatatctctatataCCAACCGCCGCCACTCATCCAAACCGTGTAAATtctcattatttaaataaaataatttatatattgtttgaatttatattaatactaaattttaaCGTCTGTCACCATCGGCCTTTAAACCTCTCAATTGacagttaaaaataaacaaaaatgcGTTGCAGATTCTTGCCACCGTAAAACATGGTTGCCGATTAGCGACCGAGAACATTAAATAGGGCGATGCgttgaattcttttttataaaataaattacaaaataaatttcagtgattaaaaatcttaaatttaatgCAGTACAATATTTGGTCAAGCCTCGTCCGGAAGCGGCCGAATAACATGTataattgtttgtttaattttcaaaattaaataatagaaaaattaaaaataaaatatatagtttTTATAAGACACtagaatatatatacatatataactCTTCTCTAATGATTATTCACTTAtctaatggaaattaaaaaaaattacgaaataaaagttattttctCACTTTCCTTACTGTCTGAGAATAAAACTAGTTCTCTGTTCACACAATAAGACtattgaactcaaaaatttcctttttgGAACAggaatactaataatattaagatcccttaagttacatgcatataatttagtattagccataatattattgaagGCTATAcatcatacatacatatatgtgtgtgtgtgtgcaaaCACATATTCATCGACCCAATTAATATCttctctttcaaaatttcaaagatgGCGAGCGACTATGAAGATTACTGCGAAATATGGGCAGAAAATGCTAAAAGCATTGAAGACGAGGTACGAGCTTCTGTTACATTCTCTCTTGTCTTTCATGTTTCATTCATTCATCTACCACGGGATCCAGcggaagatgatgatgaagaagaagatggagTAGCCGAAATCAACAACTTGACGGAATCGGCCGTTGAAGACAGGGACATCGAGGTGGCACGCGACCGATTGATAAACGAGGAGACATGTCAAGAAACCCTAGAAGGGATTCTTTCGTCCGTGCGCGTCCCTTCCAGGCCACTCTTTGTCGAAAAGATACTGAGCTGTGCTCGAGCCATGGCGAGTGACAAGGCCTTTGAAGGGTACAAGGTTTTACGCATGCACGTGAGAATATGTGCGGtcgttgatgatgatgatggtgatatTGAAGAAGTTAGCGAAAGCGCGTCGGTGGCGGAGGGTGCAAGCAGAGAGGCAATTGAAAGATTGGAGAAGGTCCAAATTGATGAAGACCGGTTGAGGCGGCAACAGTGTCTGTGTGCAATTTGTTTGCAAGAATTTGTGGTAGGTTTGCAAGTGACTCGCTTGCCTTGTTCCCATATTTTCCACGGCGACTGCGTCTTGAATTGGCTCACCAAGAGCAAGGCCTGTCCCCTTTGTAGGTCTGAGTTATGATCGTGCCGGGCAGCTTAATTTGCTATAGCTAATTAAGTGTCAGTGTGTCACTAgtgaactttttatttgtattgtcaATTGTGTTATACATTCTATCTATCTTTCTcacaaaatttaattggtgGATTTGCACGGAAGCTCTCAATTTTGGACTGAGTCATTgcgattaattaatatatttacgCTTACGTACATATTGTCTGAATGAGTTAATAATGTTATATGTGTTTGTTCATTTTGGATATTTAATTGGGATACTTAATGATATAGTATATTCTATGTCATGTATTGAGTgagttgtaaaaataataggttaataattaacaaaaaaatcaattaatatcaTACACGTCATCATCTCAACAACTTCTaacaaaataagttaattttgaagatgCATATTTATGATTATGCGTAACTTTGATAGAGAAAAGTATTACGACAGCACGtgtaattagaattttttttaagtaatattcaattatattctaaatttataataatttatctcCAAAATCTTCAAAGACAATGATTAATTAGACCCTACGGTTTCAGAAATGGACAATCAGGTCACATTccgtttcttttttttttttttttgagagatTGTGTTACTACTACACTGCAATGCCGCCTACCAAtgttaattaactatatcatccttattttgttcattaatatatatatggactctagaaaatattaactttttattagATCTATTCTTAAAAATCTAGGtgtgtttttttataaaattggaaaagaaaCATGAGCCTTTTTTTACGCTATCATCAACCCACGTTCTAGAGCTTGGTTAAAATGTCTAAATCATTAACCGgtagactttttttttctccctcaaAGAGATAAGTAGTAGCCTTAACAACACTTTGAAGAAtcttataaatgttaattcaacaagactttttttttctccctcaaAGAGATAAGTGGTAGCCTTAACAACACTTTGAAGAATCTTATCAATGTTGATTCAACAAGACTTTTTCACATGCCGTGTCACTTTCACATGCacattattattgtatatatatgCAACCGGCATGGTGTAATTTCGTGAGAACCAAATGGTTTGCGTGTGATTCTTGCAACATAAAGTAGAACAAAATTGCtgaattcaataatttattgataataatatttaaattgctGTGACCATATATACTACTAATTAAATTGAGGAAATTCAAtagtttgatgattttgatttagTTATTTCTCTCTAGCTGCTTTTGTGTTAATAGAAtattcgtttttttttttcaattattaatctcttattggttttattttaattttttttaaattattctaaacTCATGTACCATTGAAACTTGAATATAGGACTTGAGCTCTAAGAAGGCCATTCCTTACTACTAGAGCTAGACTTTGACTTCATTTTAAGctttaattatattgattaatttattgttaatcaAAATCATAGTTTTAACATTGACCAATTCTAACTTTGTAATGATAGAAGGGCCCACTCCAACCTTATTTCAACCCTACATAAGagtaaataaaagttgaattaataaagttattaaaattttaagattaataataaacttgtCCCAAAAATTTGCTTTGATGGGGCTGAGATGGGATTCATTAGTGAAGtgcatatcatttttattcttacGTACAATGTGGTTAACACCTCACCACCTTATTTTTTAGTGGAGAGTTTGAGTTTTCTCATAAGATTACAttctctcttattttttttttctttctcatagTCTCAGCTTGATTTTATAATCTAGTGACATGtggaaaatacaaaattgagCAGTTAAGATTgagttataaaataattaatattttaaacttatcctttattgccttttcttttttcagctTTCTCATGATTATCTCTCTCATGGTAGAATTTGTATGTGTACACAAATTTGTTATCTATAATGAAAGAAGTTTTATTGTAGCTTCTGTTAGAATAAAGTCCTATTCTTTAGGGACATTTACTTGTATTTGAATTATTCCAAGTTTCTGTTACCACTTGGCTTTATTTTCGCTAAAGTTGGCTGCTTTCTCGTTTTTTGTTAAGATCGTGTGTTGAATGGCTATTTAAGCCAAAGttattgtcaataaaaaaGTTATCAAGTGCAACTTGTTGTGTTCTTGTTCTCAGCTACATATAAGATCAAAGATTCCAACaatctggtatcagagccaccTACTAGGCCTGATAAATTAAAGCAGCAGTCTTTGAAGTTCTTGTAGCAACGCAACAGATGACTACTGAAGGGAGTTTTATATAACAAGCCATTCCTCACTTTGATGGTCATTATGACCACTGGAGCATGCTGATGGAAAATTTCCTACAATCTAAGGAATTTTGGGAGCTGGTGGAGCCTGGATATGTTGAGTCAGCTAGTGGATCAATGCAGACGGATGCACAACGAAAGAAGAATGatgagatgaagatgaaggatCTGAAAGTGAAGAACTATCTCTTTCAGGCGATCGATTGCACCGTTCTCGACACCATTCTCAAAATGATACTGCCAAAGAAATATGGGACGCCATGAAAAAAAAGTTCGAAGGAAATGCAAGGGTCAAGAGGTCTCATCTCCAAGCTCTCCGCAGAGAATTTGAAACTCTTGAGATGAGATCCGGTGAAAGAGTGATAGAGTACTTCTCTAGGGTCATGACAGTGGCAAACAAGATGTGAATTTATGGAGAAGATATGCAGGATGTTAAAGTGGTGGAGAAAATTCTACGCTTTTTAACTGAGAAGTTCAACTATGTTGTGTGTTCTATTGAGAAGTCAAAAGACATTGATGCTCTCACTATTAATGAGTTACAAAGCTCATTAATAGTGCATGAACAGAAGTTCCAGAGGCGTAATAGTGAGGAGCAGGTCTTAAAGGTGACTTATGAAGGAGGAAGAGGTCATGAGGAGCAAGCATTAAAGGTGACATATGAAGGAGGAAGAGGTCGTGGTCGTGGAGCCTacagaggaagaggaagagggAGAGATCGAGCAGACTTCAACAAGGAAATTGTGGAGTGTTACTGATGCCATAAACTTGGACATTTTCGATATGAATGTCCTTCTAGGAACAAAGAAGCAAACTATGCAGAGCTTGGTGAGGAAGAAAAGATACTTTTGATGTCTTGTGTGGAGCTATATGAGGCTAGAAGAGACGATGCATGGTTCCTCGATTCAGGGTGTTCTAATCACATGTGCGGTGATCGAACTTTGTTTAGTGAACTCGATGAAAAATTTTGGTATTCGGTAAAATTAGGGAACAACACCAAGATGAATGTGATGGGAAAGGGAAGTGTAAAACTGTTGCTAAATGGAGTCAATCATGTTATTACGGAGGTATACTATATTCCGGAGTTAAGAAATAATCTCTTGAGCATAGGGCAATTATAAGACAGAGGCTTGGTTATTTTGATCAAGGGAGGGATGTGCAAGATATTTCATCCAGAGAAAGGTTTGATCATTCAAACCAACATGAGTGCCAATAGGATGTTTATCTTGTTGACTCAGTCTCAAGCTCATTTTCAAACACAATCTGATCAGTGCTTTCATGCAAGAGTTGAAAACTTGTCTCATCTTTGGCATCGAGGTATGGGCATCTGAGTTACAAGGGTTTGAGAACATTGATGTACAAGAACATGGTTCTCTGCCTTAAGTGTGACATGCACTGATTGCATCAACGGGAAACAACATTGGACCccatccaaaaaaaaagtacttggAGAGCAACTCAGAAGTTAAAGTTCATTCATGCGGATATTTGTGGCCCGATTACTCCTACATCTAATAGCAACAAGAGGTACATTTTGttattcattgatgattataatAGAAAAGCATGGGTGTATTTATTAGTAGAGAAGTCAGAAgccttaaattcttttaaatgctTTAAGACTATGGTTGAGAAAGAAACATTGCTGTTTGTTAAGTGTTTGCGTACTAATAGAGGAGgagaatttaattcaaatgagTTCAACGAATTTTGCAAACAAAATGCAATCAAAAGGCAATTGACCACCGCTTATACTCCACAATAAAACAGAGT encodes:
- the LOC102621366 gene encoding E3 ubiquitin-protein ligase CIP8; amino-acid sequence: MASDYEDYCEIWAENAKSIEDEVRASVTFSLVFHVSFIHLPRDPAEDDDEEEDGVAEINNLTESAVEDRDIEVARDRLINEETCQETLEGILSSVRVPSRPLFVEKILSCARAMASDKAFEGYKVLRMHVRICAVVDDDDGDIEEVSESASVAEGASREAIERLEKVQIDEDRLRRQQCLCAICLQEFVVGLQVTRLPCSHIFHGDCVLNWLTKSKACPLCRSEL